Proteins encoded within one genomic window of Numenius arquata chromosome 12, bNumArq3.hap1.1, whole genome shotgun sequence:
- the STK35 gene encoding LOW QUALITY PROTEIN: serine/threonine-protein kinase 35 (The sequence of the model RefSeq protein was modified relative to this genomic sequence to represent the inferred CDS: deleted 1 base in 1 codon), whose product MLSGISATFPENFQLETPGRVPPPLPHTPRPPSPHTHTPPHTHTPPAAAVVRPAPPRLAERLKGQAGRAFPPSDAAARAPSPARRSPAPRSPAGGGRGGARGGGGAMEPADGGRRGTQRATRRRAARRGPMAAAAAAAATVVAGPGPGVGGSGGGGGGGGGGVGGGAPRYSLLAEIGRGAYGVVYEAVSGRSGARLAVKRIRCDAPENVELALAEFWALTSLRRQHPNVVRFEECVLQRHGLGQRMSHGNKRSQLYLRLVETSLKGERILGYAEEPCYLWFVMEFCEGGDLNQYILSRRPDPVTNKSFMLQLTSAIAFLHKNHIVHRDLKPDNILITEKSGTPVLKVADFGLSKVCAGLTARGKEGTHENKNVNVNKYWLSSACGSDFYMAPEVWEGHYTAKADIFALGIIIWAMIERITFIDAETKKELLGTYIKQGTEIVPVGEALLENPKMELHIPQKRRTSMSEGIKQLLKDMLAANPQDRPDAFELETRMDQVTCAA is encoded by the exons ATGCTCTCCGGGATCTCAGCGACTTTCCCGGAGAACTTCCAGCTGGAAACCCCCG GGCGAgtcccgccgccgctgccacacaccccccgccccccgtctccacacacacacacacctccccacacacacaccccccccgccgccgctgtGGTTCGTCCCGCCCCGCCGCGATTGGCCGAGCGCTTAAAGGGGCAGGCAGGGCGCGCTTTTCCGCCCTCCGACGCGGCGGCGCGTGCCCCCTCGCCCGCGCGGCGCTCGCCGGCTCCGCGCTccccggcgggcggggggcgagggggggcgcgcggcggcggc ggcgccatgGAGCCGGCGGACGGCGGCCGCCGCGGGACACAAAGGGCgacgcggcggcgggcggcgcggcgagGCCctatggcggcggcggcggctgcagcggcGACGGTGGTGGCGGGGCCCGGGCCTGGTGTCGGTGGtagcggtggcggcggcggtggtggtggtggcggcgtcGGCGGTGGGGCTCCGCGGTACAGCCTTCTGGCCGAGATCGGCCGCGGGGCCTACGGCGTGGTGTACGAGGCGGTGTCGGGCCGCAGCGGCGCCCGGTTGGCGGTGAAACGGATCCGTTGCGACGCCCCCGAGAACGTGGAGCTGGCGCTGGCGGAGTTCTGGGCCCTGACCAGCCTCCGGCGGCAGCACCCCAACGTGGTGCGCTTCGAGGAGTGCGTCCTGCAGCGGCACGGCCTGGGGCAGCGCATGAGCCACGGCAACAAGCGCAGCCAGCTCTACCTGCGCCTCGTCGAGACCTCCCTCAAAG GTGAGAGGATCCTGGGCTACGCGGAGGAGCCTTGCTATCTCTGGTTCGTCATGGAGTTCTGCGAAGGGGGAGACCTCAACCAGTACATCCTCTCACGAAGACCCGACCCGGTGACAAACAAGAGCTTCATGCTTCAGCTGACCAGCGCCATTGCCTTCCTGCACAAGAACCATATTGTCCACCGGGACCTGAAACCAGACAATATCCTGATAACCGAGAAGTCTGGCACCCCCGTTCTCAAGGTGGCCGACTTTGGGCTGAGCAAGGTCTGCGCTGGCCTGACTGCTCGGGGCAAGGAGGGCACGCACGAGAACAAAAATGTGAATGTGAACAAGTACTGGCTCTCTTCGGCTTGTGGCTCCGATTTCTACATGGCGCCCGAGGTCTGGGAGGGACACTACACCGCCAAGGCTGACATCTTCGCCCTCGGCATCATCATCTGGGCCATGATTGAGAGGATCACTTTCATCGACGCGGAGACCAagaaggagctgctggggacCTACATCAAACAGGGGACTGAGATTGTGCCTGTTGGGGAAGCGCTGCTAGAAAACCCAAAGATGGAGCTGCACATCCCTCAGAAACGCAGGACTTCCATGTCTGAGGGCATCAAGCAGCTCTTGAAAGACATGTTGGCTGCTAACCCGCAGGATCGACCCGATGCCTTTGAGCTTGAAACCAGAATGGACCAGGTTACATGTGCTGCTTAA